Within the Leisingera thetidis genome, the region GGTTGTTGCGGGGGCGGCAGGCGTAATGGGCGGCGACGCGCAGGGACACCACCTTGTTGCGGCGGCCAAAGGCGGTTTCGACCTCGCGGTTGATCCAGGTTTTCAGCGCCCGTGCGGTGTTGCAGGTCATCAGCGAGGCCTGGCTGAGACGCACCCCGGCAATTTCGCGCACCCGCACGGCATCCCTGGCACCGCAGCCGGCCAGCGTGCCGGAGACATGGCCCACGGAGTCGCCCTGGATATCAATATCGCCGCAGACCGAGCCCTTGCGCCGCTGGCGGCGTTTGAACAGCACCTGCCCGGCCAGGCTGTCCGGCCGGGCCGAGGGATGCAGCGATGCACCGGGGGCCAGCAGCGGCAGGTCCGCGGGCCGGGCGGCCGCTGCCAGGCGCTGGTCCGATTGCGGACGCGAGGCCGGGCGCAGGTCCGGCGCCGGTGCCAAGGCCGCCGCGATGCCTGCGTCTGCCGATGGACGCGCGGGCGGCTCCAGCGAGGTTTCCGGCGCGGCGGCCGCAGCCGCCCCGCCAAACACAACTGCCGCCAAGAGGGCGCCCGCGCGGATCACTTCTTCTGTCCCCGGCCGAAGTCCGGCGCGTCGGTGTCCTGGCCTGCCTCGATGATGCCGCGGCGGATGGCGCGGGTGCGGGTGAAGTAATCGTGCAGATGCGCGCCGTCGCCGGTGCGGATCGCCCGCTGCAGGGCAAAGAGTTCTTCGGTGAACCGGCCCAGGATCTCCAGCGTGGCGTCCTTGTTGGTCAGGAACACATCGCGCCACATGGTGGGGTCCGAGGCGGCAATCCGGGTGAAGTCTCGGAACCCGGCGGCGGAATACTTGATCACCTCGCTGTCGGTCACCCGGCGCAGATCGTCGGCCACGCCCACCATCGTATAGGCGATCAGGTGCGGCGTGTGCGAGGTGACGGCCAGCACCAGGTCGTGGTGGTCGGCGTCCATCTCGTCCACATTGGCGCCCATGCCTTCCCAGAATGCGCGCAGGCGGGCGGTGGCTGCTGGATCTGTTCCCTCCACCGGCACCAGCAGCGACCAGCGGTTGTCGAACAGTTCGGCAAAGCCGGATTCGGGGCCGGAATGCTCGGTGCCGGCCAGCGGGTGGGCGGGCACGAAATGCACGCCCTCGGGGATATGCGGCTGCACGGCGTCGATCACATGGCGCTTGACCGAGCCGACGTCGGAGACCGTGGCACCGGGTTTCAGCACCGGCGCGATGTCTTCCATCACCGGCCCCATGGCGCCGACCGGCACGCAGAGCACCACCAGGTCGGCGTCCTGCACCGCTTCCCGCGCGCTGTCGCAGACCCGGTCGCACAAGCCGATGCGGCGGGCGGTTTCGCGGGTCTGTGCGCTGCGGGCATAGCCGGTGACCTCGCCCGCCAGCCCGGCGCGCCTGATTGCCCAGAACATCGAGGAGGCGATCAGGCCCAGCCCGATCAGCGCAACGCGGCCGTAAACCTGCCCGGTATCCTGGCGGCTCATGCCTGCCCCTCTTTGAAGGCCTTCACCGCGGCGGCCAGCCGGCGGCAGGAGTCTTCGTCGCCGATGGTGATGCGCAGCGCCGCGGGCAGGTTGTAGCCCGCCACCCGGCGCACGATCAGCCCCTGCGATTGCAGATAGCTGTCGCAGGCCTCGGCCTCGGCCTGGCTGGAAAAACGGGCGAGGATGAAATTGGTGCAGGACACGTCCGACGGCACCCCCAGTCCGGCCAGCGCATCCGCCAGCCAGCCGCGCCATTTGGCGTTCTCGGTGCGGCAGCGGGCGGCGTACTCCGTGTCCCGCACCGAAGCCTCCGCCCCGGCCAGCGCGGTGCTGGAGACGTTGAACGGCCCGCGCACCCGGTTCAGCACATCGATGATTTCGCGGGGGCCGTAGCCCCAGCCGATCCGCGCGCCGCCAAGCCCGTAGATCTTGGAGAAGGTGCGGGTCATGAACACATTGCTGCGCGCCTGGATCAGTGCGGCGCCTGCATCGAAGCCTTCGACATATTCGGCATAGGCACCGTCCAGCACCAGGAGCGCCCCTGCCGGCAGGCCGTCCGCCAGCCGCGCCACCTCGGCCGCGCTGATCATGGTGCCGGTGGGATTGTTGGGGTTGGCGATGAACACCAGTTTGGTGCGTTCGGTGCAGCCCGCCAGCAGCGCGTCCACATCCGTGACGCGCTCGCGCTCCTTCACCTCCACCGGGGTGGCGCCGGCCGCCAGCGCGCTGATGCGGTACATGGCAAAGCCGTGCTCGGTATAGAGCACCTCGTCCCCCGGTCCGGCATAGGCCTGGCACAGGAAGGCGATGATCTCGTCGCTGCCCGCACCGCAGATGATCTGCTCCGGCTCCAGCCCGTGCACCTCGCCGATGGCCTGCCGCAGCGCCGCGTGATCCGAGCTGGGATAGCGGTGCATGCCCGCCGCCGCGTCCTGCATCGCCTGGATGGCGCGCGGGCTGGGGCCAAAGGGGTTCTCGTTCGAGGAGAGCTTCACAACATTGCTCACCCCTTTCACATGGGCAGCCCCGCCCTCGTACAGGGCGATGTCCATGATACCGGGCTGCGGTGTGAGTTGGGTCATAATACGGGCTCCTTAATTCCAACCCGTCATAGCGGCCCAGACGCTGGCGGGGAAGCACCAAGATGACGCTTCCCCCATGCTGCCGCCCCCTGCGGCAGCCCCCGGCAATGCAGCTGGCGTTAATGCGCCGCTGCTGTCTTGGGCATCTTGCGCTTGGCCTCGGCCAGGATGATCTTCTGGATCTTCTTGCGCAGCTCCATGTCCTTGCGCATCGCCTCGTTGGCCTGCTTCTGCATGGTTGAGGCCGATTGCGAGCCATCCGAGCTGGCCAGCACCTCGCCCGCATATTTGCTGAACGTCTTGCCGGAGATCTGCTTGGCGATCTCGCCATAGACCGCGTCGCCGTGCAGCTTGATGAAATCCTCGGTGGCCTTGGTGCCGTATTTGGCGATCAGGTCCTTCTTCACCGCGCCTTCCATCGCGGCGGGCGCCAGCTTGGTCTTGAGGAACTTTTCGGCGCCCGTGGTGAAGCCGGAGGAGAATTTCTCCAGCGCCTTGCCGGCCCCTGCCGACATGATGCCCGCGGTCAGGATCTTGGCGATGCTCTCCTTGATCTCCTTGGTGTTCGGCGGGCGGCCCTTTTCGATCAGGGGCTTGGCGAGGCCGATGGTTTCCTTCAGGGCCTCTGTCACCATCGCTTCCCCGGCCTTGGATTTGAGGAACTTCTCAAAGAAGACCTTCACCGCTTTCTTCGGGAACTCGCGGGAGAGTTTCGAGGCCGCGGCCTTGGCCAGATCGTCCGCCAGCCCGGCCGACAGCTTGGCGGTCAGCTTGCCGCCGGCAGCCCCTGCGAGGCCCGCGATGAAGCTGTCGATGAACACCTTCTTGGCGGCGCCGTCCCAGGTCACCTTGTTGCCCGCCAGATGCTCGCCCAGCTGGCCGGCGCTGGATTTCAGCGCCTCGGTGCTGGCGGCGGCGATGGCGTGGGCCTTGGCGGGCGACATGCCCTTGGTCGCGACCAGACGGGCGGTCATATAGGTCTCGACCACCGCAAAGGAGACCTCGCGCACCACTTCCAGCTTCCAGACGATGGCGCCTGCGGTGCTGATGCGCTGGTCGATGAATTTCTTGAACGCCTTGCCGCCGGTGTTATAGGCCTTGGAGGCCTTGACGTCCTGCTTGTAGACCTTCTTCCAGTCGGGCTTCTTCTTGCTGACCAGTGTCTTCAGGAGGCTCGACTCGGACCGCGCGTTCAGGATCGCGGTCCAGGGCGGGTCGGTCTTGTCGTTGACCATGCTGACGGCAAATTCCGTCAGCGCGTTCAGGAAGGTCTCGTTGCCCTGGCGGGTGCTTTCCACCTCGTTGCAGAAGTCGACCCAGGATTCCGCCTGGCCGTACATCATGTTGGCCTTGGCCAAGAGCTTGCGGCGCAGCTCCTCCTGGCCGGCTTCGAATTCCGCCACGGTGATCAGCTTGGTCTTGCCGTTCTCGACAACCTCGACCCGCTCCACCTTGGTGTCGGCGGCATATTGCGCCGCCAGCTTGGGCAGGCCGGCGTTCCAGGTGCGCATGCCGGGATCGACAATGCCGTCGGGCTTGCGGAAGCCCAGTTTCTTCTTCTGAAAATCCTTGATGGTCGTGATCAGCCCGGCGTCGCATTTGGTGCTGACCTCAATGGAGTAACCGTTCGCCTTGAGCATCAGGCGGACCAGCTCGACATCTGCGGGGGCGTTCTTGACCGGCTTGAACTTGCTCTCGCCGGTCTTGGGGTCCGGTTTGGTGATCCGCTTCTTGTCACCAACAGGGGCGGACAGCTTGAGGGCCATAACTTTGCTCCAACCAATAAACTACGGTTATAGCGTGCCATGCCGCCGCCAGCGCCGTCGCGGGGGATTTGGAATAGACTTTCCCCCTTTAAATACAGGGGGGCGGCACCTACATATCACAAGCATGTGAGGTGCTTCCCCGTCCCGGGAAAGCCCCGTTCAGGCTTGAGCCTAGGCCACCAGCGCCTTGAAGCGTGCCGTCTCCGGATCAGCATTGTAGCGGGCAGCAAGCTCCCCTGCCCTTCGGGTCAGATCGTTGACGCAATCGATGATGTACTGCGCCGTCTCCTGCTCCATCAGGTAAGAGAAGTTGAGCCGCACCCAGCCCGGTTTCTTCATCTCCTGCCCCGCTTGCAGATCGGCAAACAGGGTGTCCGACTCCGGCTGGCTGATGCCCAGCAGCCGGTGCGCATAGGGGCCGGCACAGGCGCAGCCGCCGCGGGCCTGGATGCCGTGGACATCGCTCAGCATCCGGGTGAACAGCTGCTGGTGCACCGGGTTGCCCGCCCCGTCCGACACCAGAAAGGAGAAGATCGGCAGCCGGTGCGCCGTGCGGTGGCCAAGGATGCGCAGCCGCGGATTGGCGGACCAGCCGTCCCAGGCCATCTGTGCGAACTGCGCTTCGCGGGCCTCGATCCGGTGCTGGCCCACCGCCTCCTTGACCAGAAACGCCAGCGCGGCGCGGATGTCGCCGATCACGTTCGGGGTGCCGGCCTCCTCTCGGGTTGCAAGGTCCCGGCTGTATTCATGCCGCCAAGGGGAAACAAAGCTGACCGTTCCCCCTCCCGGCCAGGAGGGGCAGCGGCGGCGCACCGCAGCGGTATTGACGATCAGCACGCCGGAGGCGCCGGGGCCGCCCGGGAATTTATGCGGCGAGACCACCACGGCATCTTTGCGCGCCGCGCCGCCCGCCCCCATGTCGACCGGCAGGTAAGGGCCGCCGCCGGCGTAATCCCAGACCGCCAGCGCGCCATGCGCGTGCAGCAGGCGGCTGATGGGGTCAGGATCGGTCAGGATGCCGGTGACGTTGGAGGCAGCCGAGAAGCTGCCGATTTTCAGATCGCTGTCGGCGTGCTGCTTCAGGGCAAGCTCCAGAACCTTCAGGTCCGCGCCGCCCTCCGGCGCCTCGGGGATTTCAACCACCTCGGCCTTGCTTTCGCGCCAGGGCAGGATGTTGGAATGATGCTCATAAGGGCCGATGAAGACAACCGGCCGGGCGGCCTCGTTCACGCCGAACAGGCTGACCAGCCGGTTAAGGCCCGCGGTGGCGCCCGATCCGGTGAAGATCACCGCATCCTGCGCCGTGGCGCCGGTCAGGCGGGCGATCTCGCCGCGTGCCTCGCGGCGCAGGCGGGTCATCTGCATGCCGCAAAAGGAAGCCTCGGTATGGGAGTTGGCATAAAACGGCAGCACCTCGCCCGCGACAAAAACCTCGACCTGGCGCAGCGCCCGGCCGGAGGCGACGTAATCGGCATAGACCAGCGGCACCGCGCCATCGAGGCCGGGGATCATCACCCCGTCGCCAATCACGCTGCGGCCCAGAGTGCCATCGAGGGCCGCCTGACGGATTGTCTGTTTGAATGCTGCCAGGGTCATGCCGCGCCTCCGATTTCCGTTGAGGCATTGTGAACGGCAATCAGCGAGAAAACTTTATCAACTACTGAGTGGAATGCAGAATATTTGTGTCTTATGATCGTCATATGGGCAAAATTGCAGATCATATTGACCGCGCCCTTCTGCGGGCGCTGCAGCAGGACGCCGGCCTGTCGCAGCGGGAGCTGGCCGACAAGGTGGGGCTGTCGCAGAACGCCTGCTGGCGGCGGCTGAAGGCGCTGAATGACAGCGGCCTGCTGAAAGGCTCCACGGCGCGGCTGGACCGCAAGCAGCTGGGGCTGGATCTGGTGGTGTTCGTGCTGCTGCGCACAAGGCATCACTCGGCGGAGTGGCTGCAGACCTTCCGCCGCCATGTGCTGGCCATCCCCGAGGTGGTGGATTTCCACCGCATCGGCGGCGATTACGACTACCAGCTGAAAGTGGTGACCCAGGACATGGCCAGCTATGACAAGGTCTATCAGCAGCTGATTGCCGGGGTCGAGCTGGACAGCGTGACCTCCTATTTTGCGATGGAGGCAATTGCCGAAGGGCGGCCGCTGCCGCTTTGACCCGCCGGCCGGGCAAGGGGGCGCTGCCCCCTCAGCCTGCGGCTTCACCCCCGGAGTATTTCAAACCAGAAAGAAGCAGCGGCCGGTCAGTGCCCGAAGGCGCTGTCCTTCATCCATTTCGGGCGTTTGCCGTCGGGCCCCATGCGCATGTGCAGGCAGGCGGTGCCGAGACGCTGGAAATACAGGATGTCGACCGGGTACCAGCCCGGCGACGGCACCTCGACCTGGGTGAGCACGGTGCTGTCGCAGGATTGGCGGCCGTCGAATTCGCCGACAATCTGGCCGCCGATGCTGGCGCGCAGCCCGTCATTGGTCAGGAAGTCGATGTTGTGGATGCCCGGCGTGTCCAGTTTCACATAGCCGGTGATCCGCGCCGCCACATGCAGCGGCCGATTGGCGGTCAGCGTATTCTGCCCCTCTTCGGTGTCGCGGTTGTCCAGGCCGGCGATGGGGCGGCCCGGTTCGCTGCCGATCTTCAGGGCGGAGGACGCCTCCGCCAATGACTTCACGTCCTGAGGATACGCGTAGACCACCGCAAGGCCGGGTTTGACGCCGGAGGGCTGCGGGTTCGCAGGCGTGAGCGTCAGCGGCGCGGCGGCCGCCGCCGCCGCCCCCAGAGCCGTGGCGGCGGCGGCGGCAGCTGCTTGCATCAAGATCTTCATTGGTCACTCCCTGTCGTTTTCAAGCAGGATAGTCCCAATGGCACCGCCCGGCCACAGCTTTCAGGAATCCAGGCGGAGCGGACCATTCGGGCGATGAGGAATTGGCAAAAGAAAAAGGGCTGCCCCGCAGGACAGCCCTTCCAGCCGTGTGCCCCGATGGGCCGCAGGCTTAGTTCTTGGCGTAGAATTCGACGACCAGGTTCGGTTCCATCACAACCGGGTACGGCACGTCGCCCAGGCCGGGGGTGCGCACGAAGGTTGCGGTCAGCTTGGAGTGATCGGCTTCGATGTAATCGGGCACGTCGCGCTCGGCCAGCTGGGTGGCTTCCAGGATGGCAACCATCTGCTTGGACTTGTCGCGGACCTCGATCACGTCGCCCTCTTTCACGCGGTAGGAGGGGATGTTGACGCGCTTGCCGTTCACGGTCACGTGGCCGTGGTTGACGAACTGGCGGGCCGCAAAGACGGTTGCCACGAACTTGGCGCGGTAGACGACGGCGTCCAGGCGGCGCTCGAGCAGGCCGATCAGGTTTTCACCGGTGTCGCCGGCCACACGCTCGGCTTCGCCGTAGATGCGGCGGAACTGCTTTTCGGTCAGGTCGCCGTAGTAGCCCTTGAGCTTCTGCTTGGCGCGCAGCTGGATGCCGAAGTCGGAAAGTTTGCCCTTGCGACGCTGGCCGTGCTGGCCGGGGCCGTAGTCGCGGCGGTTGACCGGGGACTTCGGGCGGCCCCAGATGTTTTCGCCCATGCGGCGGTCGATCTTGTACTTGGCAGACGTGCGTTTGGTCACGGCTGATCTCCTTATTAGCGGCTTCGCAGCTTGCTCCGAAAACCGGTTCCCCCTTTTCCGGCTGCAAACGCGAGTGCCTGCCGCCGTATGGTCTGAACCGCCCCGGGCAAGCCGTGACTATTAAGGGCGTTGTCCTCTTGCTCCGCATCCAGGATCCGGGCATGACAGGCATCCCCTTGCGGGGGCCACCAACACCAATGAAGCCGCGCTTATATAGGCGGGCGGCGCAGAGTCAACACGGCTGTGCCGCGTTTGGCAGGAAAATCTGCACGGACCGCCAAGGCCCGGCCGCGTGGGTGCGCCGGGGGTGGTCCGCAAAAGGCCTCAGGCGGCCTCGTGGCCGAGTATTGCCGCCTCGGAGGCGCTGAGGCTGCGGCGGGCGTAGGCGCCATAAGACAGCGGGTTGCGCTCCAGCGCCGGCTGCAGGCGGAACAGCCGCGCCCGGTCGCTGTCGCTCAGCTCCGTCAGCGCGGCGTTGGAGGGGTGGAAGCTGTCTGTCTCAACGCCATTGGCCCAGAGCACCTGGTGATTGGCCAGCATAAGGTGGATATAGGTCACCTCCCGCACCGAGGCGTCGGGCAGGATGGTGCGGCCGTTGGCCAGATCGCCGGCCGCAACCAGCACTTCCGGGGTATTGAACAGGTCCCGCACGCGGGCACCGCGCAGCAGCATCCGGTGGTCGGGGGAGACCAGCAGCTCCTGTTCCGGGCGGTCGATGCCCAGGGCGCCCGCATGAATGCGGATCGGCCGCAGCCGCGGCATCGCAAACAGCCGCGCGCCGCTGATCCGGCGCGAACCGATCCACAGGATCTCCTGGGCGCCGTTGTCGCGGGTCTGGACCTTTTCGCCTTCGCGCAGCTGCTCGATCCGTTTCGGACCGCCGGGGGTGGCGATCAGGGTGCCGGGGGTAAAGCAGATCACACCGGTTTCGCCCTGCGGACGTCCGGCGCAGATGGTGCCGAGAGAGTGATGCACCACCCATAGATCGGTGCCGCGCGGCGGCATGTCATCGACAAACATCAGCAGCGGGCGCTGGTCCGGGCCGACCTCGATCAGGGTGACCGTGAAACTCTGCACGCCGTTGGTCACGACAAAGCTGCTGTCCATCAGCGGCTCGTCGACCTCGACCGCATCAACGTCGGTCCGGTGCTGAACCGCTGCCCCGACCAGCCTGCGCACCGACCGTGCCGCCCGGCGGCGCAATTCTGCCTCGCCGTTTGCCATGTCCAGCCGCAACAGCCCCGACGGCCCGTCCACCCGCACAGCATCGCCATGCCAGGACCAAGCCGCCCCTACATCGAGAGCGTCCACCGGTGCGGCCGGAAGGCCGTCGATTTCGGTTTGCGACCAGGAAACAACAAACGTGCCACGAAAGCCCGTTTTCATCTGCCTGTATGCCTGCTTCAGTTCATTATTATTAACGAAACCTTAACAAAGCCCCGGGAGCCGGGAAACAGCAGTGCCATAAAATGGTTGTGAGCGTGCCCTTTACGCATCATACCTCATGCGGCTGCAGCTGCCGTCAGGGCAGCCGCCCGTCACGGAAAGAAGCCACGGCGATTGTTTTCAAAGCCAGAACAAACCCGTGCGTCAGGGCATCGGCGCATAGCTGGCCCGCAAGGCATCGGCCGCCTGGCGCACCACATCTGCCACCTGCATCAGCTGCCGCGCCAAGGGGTTGCTGCGGCGCCAGATCATGCCGATGGTGCGCGCGGGCTGCGGGTCGCGGAAACGTGCCACCGAAACCACCGCTGAGCGGGTTTCAACCGGCACCGCCATTTCGGGAATCAGCGTCACACCGATGCCGGCGCTGACCATCTGCACCAGGGTCGACAGCGAGCTGCCGTCCAGCAGCTCGCGCGGGGCCGCCGATTGCATGTTGCAGAACGACAGCGCCTGATCGCGGAAGCAATGCCCCTCCTCCAGCAGCAGGAGCCGCATTTCGCGCAATCCCTCGGGGCCGGGAACCGGCTTGCCGGTGTCCTCCCCCGGGCGGACCAGCACGAAGTCCTCGGAAAACAGCGCCACTTCCTCAAACGCCGGCTCTGAGACCGGCAGTGCCACGATGGCGGTGTCCAGCCGTCCCTCCCCCAGTTCCTCCAGCAGTTTGGGGGTCACGGTTTCGCGCACCCGGATGTCGGCCTCCGGATACTGCCGGGTCAAGTTGCCGACGATGGATGGCAGCAGATAGGGCGCGATAGTGGGAATCACCCCGATGCGCAGCCGCCCGGCCAGCCCCTCGCGCGAGGCGCGCGCCAGCTCGCCCAATTCATCCACAGAGCGCAGGATGCCGCGCACCCGCACGGCCAGATCCTCGCCGAAGCTGGTCAGGCGGACCTGGCGCGCTCCGCGCTCCACCAGCTGCACCCCCAGCACCTCCTCCAGCTCCTTGATTTGAACCGACAAAGCAGGCTGCGACACCGCGCAGGCATCCGCCGCACGGCCGAAATGGCGGTGCTGCGCCAGCGCCTCGAAATAGCGCATCTGGCGGAGGGTCACGTTTATCATAGGTTTTGATTATCACTACGATGAAAAAATGCAACTTAGTCCAATGGAATTCCTCTGCTAGCCTCATCCCCAAGAAGACAGGGAGACCCGGCAGCCGCGGCACATGCCCGCCTGCATTTTCAGGCCCGGCGCAAAACGGCGCCCGCTGCCGCGCAGCTCCCGCAGCGCTTCTGTCACGACGCAGTTCAAATTCATGCAGCCACGATCGGAGAAAAAAAATGGACGGAAATACACCTGCAGGCAAATGTCCGGTGTTCCACGGCGCTGCCGCAGCCGGCGGCACCACCAACAAGGACTGGTGGCCGAACCTTCTCAACCTGAGTGTCCTGCACCAGCATTCGCCCAAGTCAAATCCGATGGGGGCTGATTTCAACTATGCCGAAGAATTCAAGACGCTGGATCTGAAGGCGGTGAAACAGGATCTTTATGCGCTGATGACCGAAAGCCAGGACTGGTGGCCGGCGGATTACGGCCATTACGGGCCGCTGTTCATCCGCATGGCCTGGCACAGCGCGGGCACCTACCGCACCGCCGACGGGCGCGGCGGCGGCGGCACCGGCAGCCAGCGGTTTGCGCCGCTGAACAGCTGGCCGGACAACGGCAACCTCGACAAGGCGCGCCGCCTGCTGTGGCCCATCAAGCAGAAGTACGGCAACAAGATCTCCTGGGGGGATCTGATGATCCTGGCGGGCAATTGCGCCATCGAGTCGATGGGCGGGCCGGTGTTCGGCTTTGGCGGCGGCCGGGTGGACGTGTGGGAGCCGGAAGAGGATGTCTTCTGGGGGGCGGAAACCGAATGGCTGGCCACCAGCGATCAGCCGAACAGCCGCTATTCCGGCGAACGCGACCTGGCGAACCCGCTGGCTGCGGTGCAGATGGGACTGATCTATGTGAACCCGGAAGGCCCTGACGGCAATCCGGACCCGGTGGCCTCGGGGCGGGATGTGCGCGACACCTTCACGCGGATGGGGATGACCGACGAGGAGACCGTGGCGCTGGTGGCGGGCGGCCATACCTTCGGCAAGGCGCATGGCGCGGGCGATCCCGAACTGGTCAGCGCCGATCCGGAAGGCGCCGATATCGAGCACATGGGCCTTGGCTGGCTGAACGCGCACGGCAAGGGCAATGGCGCCGACACCACCACCAGCGGCATCGAAGGCGCCTGGAAACCCAATCCGACCACCTGGGACATGGGCTATTTCGACGTGCTGTTCGGCTATGAGTGGAAACTGGTCAAGAGCCCGGCCGGCGCCAACCAGTGGCAGGCCCAGGACGTCCGGCCCGAGCATATGGTCGCCGACGCCCATGACCCCGGCAAGACGCACCCGCCGATGATGACCACTGCCGACATGTCGATGCGGATGGATCCGGAGTACGAGAAGATCTCGCGCGGTTTCCACGCCAACCCGGAAAAATTCGCCGATGCCTTTGCCCGCGCATGGTTCAAGCTGTGCCACCGCGACATGGGGCCGAAAGCCCGCTATCTGGGCGACGAGGTTCCGGCGGAAGACCTGATCTGGCAGGATCCGGTGCCGGCGGTGGATCACGCGCTGATCGATGCAAACGATACGGCGGACCTCAAGGCGCGGGTGCTGGCCTCGGGGCTTGAGGTGCAGGATCTGGTCTCCACCGCCTGGGCGTCGGCCTCGACCTTCCGCGGCTCGGATATGCGCGGCGGCGCCAATGGCGGCCGCATCCGCCTGGCCCCGCAAAAGGACTGGGAAGTGAACGAGCCCGAAAAGCTGGCCAGGGTGCTGAGTGCTCTGGAAGAGATCCAGAGCACCTTCAACGCCAGCGCCTCCAGCGGCAAGAAGGTCTCGATGGCTGATCTGATCGTGCTGGCGGGCGGTGCCGGCGTCGAGGAAGCCGCCAAGGCCGCTGGCTACCCGGTGGAGG harbors:
- the katG gene encoding catalase/peroxidase HPI encodes the protein MDGNTPAGKCPVFHGAAAAGGTTNKDWWPNLLNLSVLHQHSPKSNPMGADFNYAEEFKTLDLKAVKQDLYALMTESQDWWPADYGHYGPLFIRMAWHSAGTYRTADGRGGGGTGSQRFAPLNSWPDNGNLDKARRLLWPIKQKYGNKISWGDLMILAGNCAIESMGGPVFGFGGGRVDVWEPEEDVFWGAETEWLATSDQPNSRYSGERDLANPLAAVQMGLIYVNPEGPDGNPDPVASGRDVRDTFTRMGMTDEETVALVAGGHTFGKAHGAGDPELVSADPEGADIEHMGLGWLNAHGKGNGADTTTSGIEGAWKPNPTTWDMGYFDVLFGYEWKLVKSPAGANQWQAQDVRPEHMVADAHDPGKTHPPMMTTADMSMRMDPEYEKISRGFHANPEKFADAFARAWFKLCHRDMGPKARYLGDEVPAEDLIWQDPVPAVDHALIDANDTADLKARVLASGLEVQDLVSTAWASASTFRGSDMRGGANGGRIRLAPQKDWEVNEPEKLARVLSALEEIQSTFNASASSGKKVSMADLIVLAGGAGVEEAAKAAGYPVEVPFTPGRTDASQEQTDIDGFAALEPEADGFRNFQKAEYSIPAEKLLVDRAQLLTLSAPEMTALVAGLRVLGANHGGSRHGVFTSRPGVLSTDFFTSILDMGVQWKPAGDGTYEGRDRASGDVKWTATRADLVFGSNSQLRALAEVYAQDGSEETFVRDFVAAWTKVMNADRFDLAA